In the Populus trichocarpa isolate Nisqually-1 chromosome 1, P.trichocarpa_v4.1, whole genome shotgun sequence genome, one interval contains:
- the LOC18095954 gene encoding uncharacterized protein LOC18095954, whose product MPPQKQWEECLDCLAKNHGSIWNQSGICDAMISSRYELRCHEDVIFGLLEYWCPETNTLVFPWGEATITLEDIGSLVGLPVLREPVTEPLAGDSVKIEEMRKHRKQMCRSKLKKAHHGSWLKHFMNNVTYHDFAVAIHLSEGTKIALAPAVLASLYKNLRLLKEQAAAASIGFYYRFRSPANSSAMGF is encoded by the exons ATGCCCCCCCAGAAACAATGGGAAGAATGCTTGGATTGTCTAGCCAAAAATCACGGTTCCATTTGGAACCAAAGTGGTATATGTGATGCAATGATCAGTTCTAGATATGAGCTTCGTTGTCACGAGGATGTAATATTTGGGCTCTTGGAATACTGGTGTCCTGAAACCAATACTCTTGTTTTCCCATGGGGAGAGGCAACCATTACTCTTGAAGATATCGGGAGTCTTGTTGGGCTTCCTGTTCTTCGTGAGCCGGTGACAGAGCCTCTTGCGGGGGATTCGGTGAAAATTGAAGAGATGAGGAAACACCGAAAGCAAATGTGTCGGAGCAAGTTGAAGAAAGCCCACCATGGGTCTTGGCTCAAGCATTTTATGAACAATGTGA CATACCATGATTTTGCAGTTGCCATCCATTTGTCTGAAGGGACCAAGATTGCACTAGCTCCTGCTGTGCTCGCAAGTCTTTATAAGAACTTAAGATTGTTGAAAGAACAGGCTGCTGCTGCTTCGATCGGGTTCTATTACCGTTTCAGGTCCCCTGCAAATAGTTCAGCAATGGGCTTTTGA
- the LOC18095955 gene encoding ribosomal protein S14, mitochondrial, with translation MEVRKENRNIRDNHRRLLAEKFELKRNLYKALVRDPTLPQEMRELHAYKLAKLPRNSSFTRVRNRCVFTGRPRGVYQLFRMSRLVFRSLASQGLLEGIRKASW, from the coding sequence ATGGAAGTACGCAAAGAGAATCGGAATATAAGAGATAACCACCGTCGCTTGCTCGCAGAGAAATTTGAATTGAAGCGAAACCTTTACAAGGCACTTGTTAGAGATCCCACACTTCCTCAGGAGATGCGTGAACTACATGCATATAAGCTGGCCAAGTTGCCAAGGAACAGTTCCTTTACACGAGTGAGAAACCGATGTGTTTTCACTGGTCGTCCTCGTGGTGTTTATCAGCTGTTTAGGATGTCTCGTCTTGTTTTCCGTTCATTGGCAAGCCAAGGTCTGTTGGAGGGCATAAGGAAGGCGTCCTGGTAA